From a single Coturnix japonica isolate 7356 chromosome 25, Coturnix japonica 2.1, whole genome shotgun sequence genomic region:
- the USF1 gene encoding upstream stimulatory factor 1 yields MKGQQKAAETEEGTVQIQEGAVATGEDPTSVAIASIQSAATFPDPNIKYVFRTENGGTQVMYRVIQVADGQLDGQTEGTSAISGYPATQSMTQAVIQGAFTSDDAVETEATATETHYTYFPTAAVADTSTSAGAGTTATAVVTTQNSEALLGQPTPTGQFFVMMSPQEVLQGGTQRSIAPRAHPYSPKAEAPRATRDEKRRAQHNEVERRRRDKINNWIVQLSKIIPDCSMENTKSGQSKGGILSKACDYIQELRQSNHRLSEELQGLDQLQMDNEVLRQQVEELKNKNLVLRAQLRQHGVEIVIKNES; encoded by the exons ATGAAGGG acagcagaaagcagccgAGACGGAAGAGGGAACGGTGCAAATCCAGGAAG GTGCAGTGGCCACAGGAGAGGATCCCACCAGTGTCGCCATCGCCAGCATCCAGTCCGCTGCCACCTTCCCCGACCCCAACATCAAATATGTCTTCCGCACAGAGAACGGCGGCAcgcag GTGATGTACAGGGTGATCCAAGTGGCGGACGGGCAGCTGGACGGGCAGACGGAAGGCACCAGCGCCATCAGCGGGTACCCGGCCACACAGTCCATGACACAG GCCGTCATCCAGGGAGCCTTCACCAGCGACGATGCGGTGGAGACGGAGGCGACGGCCACCGAGACCCATTACACCTATTTCCCCACCGCGGCCGTGGCCGACACCAGCACGTCTGCGGGCGCCGGGACCACCGCCACCGCCGTCGTCACCACGCAGAACTCGGAGGCGCTGCTGGGGCAGCCCACCCCCACCG GGCAATTCTTCGTGATGATGTCCCCCCAGGAGGTCCTGCAGGGTGGGACGCAGCGCTCCATCGCCCCCCGTGCCCACCCCTACTCACC gaaagcagaagcgCCGCGGGCGACCCGGGATGAGAAGCGTCGGGCGCAGCACAACGAAG TGGAGCGCCGGCGCAGGGACAAAATCAACAACTGGATCGTGCAGCTCTCCAAGATCATCCCTGACTGCTCCATGGAGAACACCAAGTCGGGGCAG AGCAAAGGGGGGATCCTCTCCAAAGCCTGCGACTACATCCAGGAGCTGCGGCAGAGCAACCACCGCCTGTCCGAGGAGCTGCAGGGGCTGGACCAGCTTCAGATGGACAACGAGGTCTTACGGCAGCAG GTGGAGGAGCTGAAGAACAAGAACCTGGTGCTGCGGGCGCAGCTCCGCCAGCACGGCGTGGAGATCGTCATCAAGAACGAGAGC
- the ARHGAP30 gene encoding rho GTPase-activating protein 30 has product MHNNGQLLTIVAQALHQHKDTTKCYQRNKDAQPCTRMHSHAQGCTTTKDTTVGSTEEDAQPRTTMHKATRLCTSTKKVLQPITAMEKDAPPCTATHRDAQPYNRAARLCTSTKQDFSTDSTDSHSLHEGSQLCTRAVVQHGSSAQPCGFSTPRQEAAPKEAPRGASKLRQAAHGAAAALPPPHRGEEGGGGPWAGGGDPTGVPAVPMSLALKARQKAKRKGGGAKEKVFGCDLLEHLQQSGKDVPQVLRSCTEFVEQHGVVDGIYRLSGVSSNIQRLRQEFDGDRSPDLTREVYLQDIHCVGSLCKLYFRELPNPLLTYRLYDRFADAVATQMEEARLVKIKEVLKELPPPHYRTLEFLMRHLLRMASHSRTTNMHARNLAIVWAPNLLRSRDIEATGFNGTAAFMEVRVQSIVVEFILTHVEQLFGDAPLCGTEALRSSRLFPIDGSGPYNVPAALSQGDGPPPIRPYHTIIELSEHRRKGSLKAKKWKSIFHLGRSDAKRKLGKAEDKEEKCGKLSLRPAKSMDSLSSVPYSSDADDPPRLSTTCVMKQPLQRHDSFDTCSSLPPAGTFPVLEETPEEKLTEEPRGPESESESSTKSEPTTPRPGRVMAAGTRSRAEKCAGVHISGPFSVTVPLHITSNLSRLTRGQHCPALAQHGAVGSLPSTRHRTKEPDPPQDNEEEEARLSLELRDSFAFLDCQDAWMEHGDATGHGGIGDSDGDTAMEEGMESGFMNPGESPVEQPASYLSIEECTDEDMFYMAPSGSDTEEPPGDTDSDDMFLSAHDELSPLAADPETPPSSAAMGERGAEPQDGNPPPEPCPAEEADLGDGGHLEDHYGDTAEGGGQVLEKEEGDGGDREGSDGWSRAQLGLQGEDGEVMDPGGEEGKDGAAKQSGEGDPQPSEGSVLPEGPLQEPTEPLLPQEAVPEAPPAPLAGDPPTPMLVQGDPPTPMMVQGDPPTPIMVQEDPPTPMLAQGDPPTPVSAPEVPEDPPTPAAIKECTDPPPERHHPALTPPPPPRAAPDPLLPALPPPAGTSPPHPVPCSAMTAAPRFAWRSRSVRVQQRPLRARVSKASVRHRCPTPHAPRPPAAPRPPPLNAGRSSWRSPAAVSLDAH; this is encoded by the exons ATGCACAACAACGGGCAGCTGCTCACCATCGTGGCTCAGGCTTTGCACCAACACAAGGACACAACCAAGTGCTACCAAAGAAACAAGGATGCACAACCATGCACAAGGATGCACAGCCATGCACAAGGATGCACGACCACAAAGGACACGACTGtgggcagcacagaggaggaTGCACAACCACGCACCACCATGCACAAGGCCACACGGCTTTGCACAAGCACAAAGAAGGTCTTGCAACCAATCACAGCCATGGAGAAGGATGCACCACCATGCACGGCCACGCACAGGGATGCACAACCTTACAACAGGGCCGCGCGGCTTTGCACGAGCACAAAGCAGGACTTCAGTACGGACAGCACGGACTCACACTCATTGCACGAGGGCTCCCAGCTGTGCACCAGGGCAGTGGTGCAGCACGGAAGCAGCGCCCAGCCCTGCGGTTTCTCGACGCCGCGGCAGGAAGCCGCCCCGAAGGAAGCGCCGCGCGGGGCCTCGAAGCTGCGTCAGGCTGCGCAcggggctgcagctgcacttCCTCCCCCCCatagaggagaggaagggggtggggggccATGGGCAGGAGGAGGTGACCCAACGGGGGTCCCCGCCGTCCCCATGTCGTTGGCACTCAAAGCGCGGCAGAAGGCGAAGCGTAAAGGCGGCGGCGCCAAGGAGAAGGTGTTCGGCTGCGACCTCCTGGAGCACCTGCAGCAGTCGGGGAAGGACG TGCCGCAGGTGCTGCGGAGCTGCACTGAGTTCGTGGAGCAGCACGGGGTGGTGGATGGCATCTACCGGCTGTCGGGGGTCTCCTCCAACATCCAGAGGCTGCG ccaagAGTTCGATGGGGATCGCAGCCCGGACCTGACGCGGGAAGTTTACCTCCAGGACATCCACTGTGTGGGGTCACTCTGCAAGCTGTACTTCAGGGAGCTGCCCAACCCTCTGCTCACTTATCGCCTCTACGACCGCTTCGCA GATGCGGTGGCCACGCAGATGGAGGAGGCTCGCTTGGTGAAGATCAAGGAGGTGCTGAAGgagctgccccccccccactatAG GACTCTGGAGTTCCTGATGCGGCACCTGCTGCGCATGGCGTCCCACAGCCGCACCACCAACATGCACGCACGCAACCTGGCCATCGTCTGGGCCCCCAACCTGCTGCG CTCGAGGGACATCGAGGCGACGGGATTCAACGGGACGGCCGCGTTCATGGAGGTGCGGGTGCAGTCCATCGTGGTGGAGTTCATCCTCACCCACGTGGAGCAGCTCTTTGGGGACGCGCCTCTCTGCG GCACTGAGGCTTTGAGGAGCTCCCGGCTGTTCCCCATTGATGGTTCGGGGCCCTACAACGTCCCAGCCGCGCTCAGCCAGGGCGATGGGCCGCCCCCCATCCGGCCCTACCACACCATCATCGAGCTCAGCGAGCACAG GAGGAAGGGGTCCCTGAAGGCCAAGAAGTGGAAATCCATCTTCCATCTGGGCCGCTCCGACGCCAAGCGCAAACTGGGGAAGGCGGAGGATAAAG AGGAGAAGTGTGGGAAGCTGAGCCTGCGCCCAGCCAAGAGCATGGACTCACTGAGCTCAGTGCCGTACAGCAGTGATG CAGACGACCCCCCCCGGCTCAGCACCACGTGTGTGATGAAGCAGCCCCTGCAGCGCCACGACAGCTTCGACAcctgctcctccctgcccccagccGGGACGTTCCCGGTGCTGGAGGAGACCCCCGAGGAGAAGCTGACGGAGGAGCCGCGGGGACCCGAGTCCGAGAGCGAGAGCAGCACCAAGTCGGAGCCCACCACCCCCCGGCCGGGCCGCGTGATGGCGGCGGGGACCCGCAGCCGGGCGGAGAAGTGCGCGGGGGTCCATATCTCGGGGCCCTTCTCCGTCACCGTCCCTTTGCACATCACCTCCAACCTGTCCCGGCTGACCCGGGGGCAGCACTGCCCGGCGCTGGCTCAGCACGGAGCCGTGGGGTCCCTGCCGTCCACCCGGCACCGCACCAAGGAGCCCGACCCCCCCCAAGACAACGAGG AGGAGGAGGCTCGGCTGTCCCTGGAGCTGCGAGACTCCTTCGCCTTCCTGGACTGCCAGGACGCGTGGATGGAACATGGAGATGCAACGGGACACGGCGGCATTGGGGACAGCGATGGGGACACGGCCATGGAGGAAGGCATGGAGAGTGGGTTCATGAAT CCGGGGGAGTCCCCCGTGGAGCAGCCCGCCAGCTACCTGTCCATCGAGGAGTGCACGGACGAGGACATGTTCTACATGGCGCCCAGCGGCTCCGACACCGAGGAGCCCCCGGGGGACACTGACTCCGACGACATGTTCCTCAGCGCCCACGACGAGCTCAGCCCGTTGGCAGCTGACCCCGAGACCCCCCCCAGCAGCGCGGCCATGGGGGAACGTGGGGCTGAGCCGCAGGATGGGAACCCACCACCAGAGCCGTGTCCTGCAGAGGAGGCGGATCTGGGGGACGGGGGGCACTTGGAGGATCATTATGGGGACACAGCAGAGGGGGGGGGACAGGTCCTGGAAAAAGAGGAGGGGGATGGAGGTGACAGGGAAGGGAGCGATGGatggagcagagcccagctgggGCTTCAGGGTGAGGATGGAGAAGTGATGGATCCAGgtggggaagaggggaaggatggagcagcaaagcagagtgGGGAGGGGGACCCCCAACCCTCAGAGGGGTCTGTATTGCCAGAAGGGCCCCTCCAGGAGCCCACTGAGCCCCTCCTCCCTCAGGAGGCCGTCCCTGaggctcccccagccccattagCAGGGGATCCTCCAACCCCAATGTTGGTCCAAGGGGATCCTCCAACCCCAATGATGGTCCAAGGGGATCCTCCAACCCCAATAATGGTCCAAGAGGATCCTCCAACCCCAATGTTGGCCCAAGGGGATCCTCCAACCCCAGTGTCAGCCCCTGAGGTCCCTGAGGACCCCCCAACCCCAGCGGCCATCAAAGAATGCACTGATCCCCCACCAGAGCGCCATCACCCCgccctcaccccccccccaccccccagggCCGCCCCCGACCCCCTTCTCCCAGCCCTTCCCCCCCCAGCAGGCACGTCACCCCCCCACCCGGTGCCGTGCTCCGCCATGACGGCAGCGCCCCGGTTCGCCTGGCGGTCGCGCTCCGTGCGTGTTCAGCAGCGCCCGCTCCGTGCCCGTGTCTCCAAAGCCTCAGTTCGCCATCGTTGCCCCACCCCGCATGCCCCCCgcccccctgcagccccccgccccccccccttGAATGCCGGCAGGTCCAGCTGGCGCTCACCTGCAGCTGTCTCCTTGGACGCCCATTGA
- the NECTIN4 gene encoding nectin-4, which produces MAPRGTRPGAAAFSLLLLLLTGSNGGVVEVQRTVTAVLGQDAELPCRYRAQEGEQVVQVTWLKRGPSGRSAELAVLDLRHGEHVQDAYVGRVRRRGDGALEDGGIVLRNAVQGDEGDYECHLITFPSGSFEGRVALRVLDLSDASVLGHTEEWAEGMEGAALTCLGDGNPPPTYNWTRLDAPLPAGVRIKGDTLLFQRPLAAADAGDYVCRVANRVAAKEATANVSIKSRAAEDEVRRVDLVSASVVVVGAIAAVLLCVLVVVVVVMTLYHKRKTKRISEKYEEELTLTRENSIRRLHSSHSTDTRTQLEETLQLRTESRQGSLRGDSLRGDSLRGTSICSAMSEEAEGRSYSTLSTVREIETQTEVPMSPLLPPSLEGKEVKEEEEEGGDNPIKQAMTHFVQENGMLQARPSTNGIYINGRGHLV; this is translated from the exons ATGGCCCCACGCGGGACGCGGCCCGGGGCGGCCGccttcagcctcctcctcctcctgctgacCG GCAGTAACGGCGGCGTGGTGGAGGTGCAGCGCACGGTGACGGCGGTGCTGGGTCAGGACGCGGAGCTGCCGTGCCGGTACCGGGCCCAGGAGGGGGAGCAGGTTGTGCAGGTGACGTGGCTGAAGCGCGGCCCGTCGGGGCGCAGCGCGGAGCTGGCGGTGCTGGACCTGCGGCACGGGGAGCACGTGCAGGACGCGTATGTGGGCAGAGTGCGGCGGCGCGGGGACGGAGCGTTGGAGGACGGAGGGATCGTGCTGAGAAACGCCGTGCAGGGAGACGAGGGCGACTATGAGTGTCACCTCATCACGTTCCCCTCGGGGAGCTTCGAGGGGAGGGTGGCGCTCAGGGTGCTGG ACCTGTCTGACGCGTCGGTGCTGGGGCACACGGAGGAGTGGGCCGAGGGAATGGAGGGGGCTGCGCTCACCTGCCTGGGGGACGGGAACCCCCCGCCCACCTACAACTGGACACG GCTGGACGCCCCCCTGCCCGCCGGTGTCCGCATCAAGGGGGACACGCTGCTGTTCCAGCGCCCGTTGGCTGCTGCTGATGCCGGGGATTACGTGTGTCGTGTGGCAAATCGCGTGGCTGCAAAGGAGGCGACGGCCAACGTCAGCATCAAGAGCAGGGCGGCAG AGGACGAGGTTCGGCGGGTGGACCTGGTGTCGGCCTCGGTGGTGGTGGTGGGCGCCATCGCTGCCGTGCTGCTCTGCGTCCTCGTGGTCGTGGTGGTCGTCATGACCCTGTACCACAAGCGCAAGACCAAGAGAATCTCTGAGAAGTA CGAGGAGGAGCTGACGCTCACGAGGGAGAATTCCATCCGCCGGCTGCACTCCAGTCACAGCACCGACACACGCACACAG ctggaggagacGCTGCAGCTGCGCACGGAGAGTCGTCAGGGCAGCCTGCGTGGGGACAGCCTGCGTGGGGACAGCCTGCGTGGGACCAGCATCTGCTCTGCCATG AGTGAAGAGGCCGAGGGCCGCAGCTACTCCACCCTGTCCACGGTGCGGGAGATCGAGACGCAGACGGAGGTGCCCAtgtccccattgctgcccccGTCCCTGGAGGGCAAAGaggtgaaggaggaggaggaggaaggtggggACAACCCCATCAAGCAGGCGATGACGCACTTTGTGCAGGAGAACGGCATGCTGCAGGCACGGCCCAGCACCAACGGCATCTACATCAATGGGCGCGGGCACCTGGTGTga
- the LIM2 gene encoding lens fiber membrane intrinsic protein isoform X2, producing MGLSAAGAARREQGRAAGISMGLAGLLALLALSLCSVVTRGSAWSFSWSYILGWVGVVLISSAGLFHLCAAAKDPTPESSESGGG from the exons ATGGGGCTGTCGGCGGCTGGAGCCGCTCGGAGGGAGCAGGGACGAGCGGCTGGGATCAGTATGGGGCTGGCTG GGCTGCTGGCGCTGCTGGCTCTGTCCCTGTGCTCGGTGGTGACACGGGGCAGCGCCTGGAGCTTCTCCTGGTCCTACATCCTGGGCTGGGTCGGCGTCGTCCTCATCAGCTCTGCAG GGCTCttccatctctgtgctgctgcaaaggaCCCGACCCCAGAGAGCTCTGAGTCGGGGGGAGGATGA
- the LIM2 gene encoding lens fiber membrane intrinsic protein isoform X1, whose amino-acid sequence MGRGSPSPALTPWGPRPPLTVHCVPWGGGGSMPSAPGSFPAFVPHTMGRGGSGTRGGGTGGQRDRGTEGQRDRARLPSDAAPLWVAVRVLLLLAVLAAALGFLMGLSAAGAARREQGRAAGISMGLAGLLALLALSLCSVVTRGSAWSFSWSYILGWVGVVLISSAGLFHLCAAAKDPTPESSESGGG is encoded by the exons ATGGGGCGGGGgtcccccagcccagcactgaccccatgGGGACCCCGCCCCCCCCTCACGGTCCATTGTGTcccatggggggggggcggtTCGATGCCGTCAGCGCCCGGATCCTTCCCGGCTTTTGTGCCCCACACAATGGGACGGGGCGGCAGCGGGACACGGGGGGGAGGGACAGggggacagagggacagagggacagagggacagagggacaggGCCAGGCTGCCATCAGACGCTGCAC CTCTTTGGGTCGCCGTTCgggttctgctgctgctggcggttctggctgctgctctgggtttCCTTATGGGGCTGTCGGCGGCTGGAGCCGCTCGGAGGGAGCAGGGACGAGCGGCTGGGATCAGTATGGGGCTGGCTG GGCTGCTGGCGCTGCTGGCTCTGTCCCTGTGCTCGGTGGTGACACGGGGCAGCGCCTGGAGCTTCTCCTGGTCCTACATCCTGGGCTGGGTCGGCGTCGTCCTCATCAGCTCTGCAG GGCTCttccatctctgtgctgctgcaaaggaCCCGACCCCAGAGAGCTCTGAGTCGGGGGGAGGATGA
- the LOC107324348 gene encoding G patch domain-containing protein 4-like isoform X2 — protein MSAAEPMGTGTGTGTGTGGEMGAGMRFAERQLRRHGWTRGRGLGKREDGIERPIRTSVKCGTAGVGHSAAEQFSFHWWDHVFNEAAANIDVRDGQAATLTAHGEEPTEPRLGSESSEEEEDEWDRSSARRLTDEELVRVCGGRTAHKGARHGLTMSAKLARLEQQERDFMAARMQRGGGQNGTPQGSTREQLQDGRRRRRKKEEKEQSADGAEDGLKGREEEEEEEEEERTERRKKKKKERERSVHGADVDGLQGWEEEEEERTERRKKKKKRRKEELDGMEDPAEDTGGMGGAEDSNGGRKKKKKRRREDE, from the exons ATGAGCGCGGCGGAACCGATGGGAACCGggaccggaaccggaaccgggaCGGGGGGCGAGATGGGAGCCGGGATGCGCTTCGCGGAGCGGCAGCTGCGGCGGCACGGCTGGACGCGGG GCCGCGGGTTGGGGAAACGAGAGGACGGGATCGAGCGGCCCATCCGAACCAGCGTCAAGTGCGGAACCGCGGGG GTGGGGCACAGCGCTGCCGAGCAGTTCTCCTTCCATTGGTGGGATCACGTCTTCAACGAGGCGGCGGCCAACATCGATGTGCGGGACGGGCAG GCTGCCACACTCACTGCTCATGGGGAGGAGCCGACAGAGCCGCGTTTGGGCTCTGAGAGCAgcgaggaagaggaggatgaatGGGATCGATCTTCAGCACGGAG GCTGACAGACGAGGAGCTGGTGCGGGTGTGTGGGGGCCGCACGGCACACAA gGGTGCGCGGCACGGGCTGACCATGAGCGCCAAGCTGGCCcggctggagcagcaggaacGAGACTTCATGGCCGCCAGGATGCaacgggggggggggcagaATGGGACCCCCCAGGGCAGCACCAGGGAACAGCTGCAGgacgggaggaggaggaggaggaagaaggaggaaaaggaacagTCTGCGGATGGAGCTGAGGATGGACTGAAGGgacgggaggaggaggaagaggaggaggaagaggagagaacagagaggaggaagaagaagaagaaggaaagggaacGGTCTGTGCATGGAGCTGATGTAGATGgactgcagggatgggaggaggaggaagaggagagaacagagaggaggaagaagaagaagaagaggaggaaggaggagttGGATGGGATGGAGGATCCTGCAGAGGACActggtgggatggggggggctgAGGACAGCAatggggggaggaagaagaagaagaagaggaggagggaggatgaatga
- the LOC107324348 gene encoding G patch domain-containing protein 4-like isoform X1 codes for MSAAEPMGTGTGTGTGTGGEMGAGMRFAERQLRRHGWTRGRGLGKREDGIERPIRTSVKCGTAGVGHSAAEQFSFHWWDHVFNEAAANIDVRDGQDGVSVESRSGPHFGVSTKKPRKAPPPGCTLYGRFVKAATLTAHGEEPTEPRLGSESSEEEEDEWDRSSARRLTDEELVRVCGGRTAHKGARHGLTMSAKLARLEQQERDFMAARMQRGGGQNGTPQGSTREQLQDGRRRRRKKEEKEQSADGAEDGLKGREEEEEEEEEERTERRKKKKKERERSVHGADVDGLQGWEEEEEERTERRKKKKKRRKEELDGMEDPAEDTGGMGGAEDSNGGRKKKKKRRREDE; via the exons ATGAGCGCGGCGGAACCGATGGGAACCGggaccggaaccggaaccgggaCGGGGGGCGAGATGGGAGCCGGGATGCGCTTCGCGGAGCGGCAGCTGCGGCGGCACGGCTGGACGCGGG GCCGCGGGTTGGGGAAACGAGAGGACGGGATCGAGCGGCCCATCCGAACCAGCGTCAAGTGCGGAACCGCGGGG GTGGGGCACAGCGCTGCCGAGCAGTTCTCCTTCCATTGGTGGGATCACGTCTTCAACGAGGCGGCGGCCAACATCGATGTGCGGGACGGGCAG GACGGGGTCTCCGTGGAGTCTCGTTCTGGGCCGCACTTTGGGGTCAGCACTAAGAAGCCCCGCAAGGCGCCCCCCCCGGGCTGCACGTTGTATGGCCGCTTCGTTAAG GCTGCCACACTCACTGCTCATGGGGAGGAGCCGACAGAGCCGCGTTTGGGCTCTGAGAGCAgcgaggaagaggaggatgaatGGGATCGATCTTCAGCACGGAG GCTGACAGACGAGGAGCTGGTGCGGGTGTGTGGGGGCCGCACGGCACACAA gGGTGCGCGGCACGGGCTGACCATGAGCGCCAAGCTGGCCcggctggagcagcaggaacGAGACTTCATGGCCGCCAGGATGCaacgggggggggggcagaATGGGACCCCCCAGGGCAGCACCAGGGAACAGCTGCAGgacgggaggaggaggaggaggaagaaggaggaaaaggaacagTCTGCGGATGGAGCTGAGGATGGACTGAAGGgacgggaggaggaggaagaggaggaggaagaggagagaacagagaggaggaagaagaagaagaaggaaagggaacGGTCTGTGCATGGAGCTGATGTAGATGgactgcagggatgggaggaggaggaagaggagagaacagagaggaggaagaagaagaagaagaggaggaaggaggagttGGATGGGATGGAGGATCCTGCAGAGGACActggtgggatggggggggctgAGGACAGCAatggggggaggaagaagaagaagaagaggaggagggaggatgaatga